One Keratinibaculum paraultunense genomic window carries:
- a CDS encoding FeoA family protein: protein MKSLDTIPIGSTVKVKKISKDTHIKRRLLDMGVIPGVTIEVVGKAPLGDPIEIFLRGYKLTLRKDEAANIFVE from the coding sequence GTGAAAAGTTTAGATACTATACCAATTGGTTCAACCGTTAAAGTTAAAAAAATATCAAAAGACACTCACATTAAAAGAAGATTATTAGATATGGGAGTAATACCTGGAGTTACAATTGAAGTAGTTGGAAAAGCTCCTTTAGGAGATCCTATTGAAATATTTTTACGCGGATACAAATTAACTTTAAGAAAAGATGAAGCTGCTAACATATTTGTTGAATAA